One part of the Raphanus sativus cultivar WK10039 chromosome 7, ASM80110v3, whole genome shotgun sequence genome encodes these proteins:
- the LOC108817506 gene encoding uncharacterized protein LOC108817506 isoform X4, which yields MDFHEMNRKNLQNLCKKHGIPANLKNIEMADRLASLFLQKEDEETVTESKDSVEEEEENLVGSRKAKKVRFSAETDNQVFEFTRSVKKNVRRTRKAPLPRGGIDLRRSKRSVSKKGIGSNGDASNSMSGVVEGPSNSVKVTRRIGSVGSVQEEGEDRDLIAPEQFGDREIEDRRRSTRLTGKIEASKPVDLLPAAKRSKQGKDTDLNAPERVEGKDIEEGRRSRRLAAKTVKSFEEGGTTLLPAAKRSKGLADVANKEDEKVTGEQHRKDGDSKVEMVRRRSMRFVNEQTNAQDSKVEMVRRRSMRFVNEQTNAQDQRSSVRVKASVASPLMGQAMSKLKNETVKAGRVVLVDKNTDENLVRSSKRVTRNMKRERSAETGVDSGTASNQSNLTPKKTLDESARFEQEKACGADVEAGGSSKKSKTMNQECIKDKPQGIVIIEDSPSSSKTKAAEFGMILEKVVDPTLDKSDDNSQMSNTPEMTCEPMEGECEEKLERDSVEDKEEVSTRSLLLIECLSPDSVPLAVISSKANLSVPTGHILPKDIASTVIAEESTNTKDELLIYAPESELEEHRSIAKLANVEELLENSTECWNEIHSSKDDEKGSFEKDVQAEILHGNVSECNTENNSAGEEMEISKIGVMSVAHCVNLTPEKLLGEYAQLEPEEAERPNVEDRSSAQKMEKAVSQELVKDMPQEMAEGSPSISEVKATEPVVISESVLDSTQKHEQATVLLAAAKNDKGEASSLSEFLTEGSEVKTCLDNRSTGCSLSVETTLSPASVQLAMSNPEGDLGVPTGNDIVLTVITEEDKITKKETLIVTPTSELKGNSSVAELAKVEAILVNSAECCKEDEKGSLEKDVQAENLHVNFSEGNTEKSSSEEAMEINKDSCMSANLTAEQLLDTYTQLVPEEAWGPNMEFRSSSKKMNTLSSEFLKENPQGMAEDSPSTSVTKTAETIMMSENVSVDISPVGNTQELNPQLTDEEREEKQEVDILLVVETEKEKKKASSPSEFLIERPEVSIPESELFVETTPPPPSSVQIAVSNPESELSVPTGHILVKDIVSAVIAEEDIKTVEVPKSVHSFVAKLAETDAVLENSAECWNESLSSKDDDRGSLEKEKQSAKQRGNFFEHNAENISAEEQADICKVGRISDGHCVAQETLDEFMDESLRKSVQTISSARGSLSTDFASLSSKEENVSECLQEEEVKALSQPTPTIKVASNALDRSSLFTTPERNLMSMEQLSESGMTPAAYIVTQHNDGTVESHSVVFTTPEQVLLLSDSGLNEVGKEEKQTATCFPGESDVLNTCQNEAFKEGERIVVELHDESDIAASPLRQSSVGDFKEDRHERNEENRTVELHCESGTCSGPDKHAALVNSASHGAENSGGNKAVELYEESFAFTGLEERHGLFGDSGKDKAREDEVKMDPQFYEEARLSTEMHKDLPLADPELGEEGWLGIKNADESGRLEGQLLYGDSEQKKAVKPAEKAAAEFHDVSAVPNIPEESELEEATKSEENNVLELQADCDNFADVNITAKSHDISDVLTASESHSLMGDFEPDGEENKDVELLSESNISTDVERHLLSEESFVFISPERRQHLGNSEPHTAGKQERKEVEFKDEYAFFTRLETRLLLGESGQNLLENGSLGSAQCQSHRASSPKVISKDDSVVLESQVAAPDFRENTIADFSGSIASKVSYSHGFSAGEETAGAEFMPKASQAENDVGLDATQSTSNQSRAEGNSQTTGEISNHIEVAGTCSLVSEESVPSTYIQNQIHDAVEELEVTDELIEAKLTKYTQSDSKTIDLPVEGDSKSISENSSQLEVTGTCSMVSEKSSPFMDIHNHINDALGEELAVTDDNKADEVIEAEVTKKVDSSGGSDVLGRASVLAGTEDEQLCYNSEVTDPVDTAFEKDISLAPDESTLEKNNNAEAVDDEMVNGEATPSPEETLVKPSDNIGEPGTSSEKQIRKEPVLLYGTQAKPKRHEMKENAPNSKVVDNLNVTAPRTSKRQPLQDLRKN from the exons ATGGATTTTCACGAAATGAATAGGAAAAATCTACAAAACCTATGTAAAAAGCATGGGATCCCTGCGAATCTCAAGAACATTGAGATGGCTGATCGACTCGCTTCTCTTTTCCTCCAG aaggaagatgaagaaactGTAACTGAATCGAAAGATTCggttgaggaggaggaggagaatctAGTTGGGAGCAGAAAAGCTAAGAAAGTAAGATTCAGTGCTGAGACTGATAATCAAGTTTTCGAGTTCACTCGTTCTGTTAAGAAGAATGTTAGAAGAACTCGTAAAGCTCCTCTGCCACGTGGAGGTATAGATCTAAGGCGGTCGAAGCGAAGTGTGTCTAAGAAGGGGATAGGATCTAACGGAGATGCCTCAAACTCAATGAGTGGGGTTGTTGAAGGACCTTCAAACTCAGTAAAGGTCACGAGACGGATTGGCTCTGTTGGTAGTGTTCAAGAAGAGGGTGAAGATAGGGATTTGATAGCTCCGGAACAGTTTGGAGATAGAGAGATCGAGGATAGGAGACGGTCCACGAGACTGACTGGTAAGATTGAGGCATCCAAGCCAGTAGATTTATTACCTGCTGCTAAGCGCTCGAAGCAGGGGAAGGATACTGATTTGAATGCTCCAGAACGGGTTGAAGGGAAAGATATCGAGGAGGGGAGACGGTCCAGGCGACTGGCTGCTAAAACTGTGAAATCATTTGAGGAAGGTGGGACAACTTTATTACCTGCGGCTAAGCGGTCAAAGGGACTTGCAGACGTGGCtaacaaagaagatgaaaaggTAACAGGAGAACAACATAGGAAGGATGGTGATTCTAAAGTTGAGATGGTGCGTAGGCGGTCTATGCGGTTTGTGAACGAGCAGACCAATGCTCAGGATTCTAAAGTTGAAATGGTGCGTAGGCGGTCTATGCGATTTGTGAACGAGCAGACCAATGCTCAGGATCAGAGAAGTTCAGTGAGGGTTAAAGCTAGTGTGGCAAGCCCATTAATGGGTCAAGCAATGAGTAAATTGAAGAATGAGACAGTTAAGGCTGGGAGAGTagtcctggttgataagaatacTGATGAAAATCTTGTCAGATCATCGAAAAGAGTTACTAGAAACATGAAGCGGGAAAGATCGGCAGAAACAGGGGTGGACAGTGGAACTGCATCAAACCAAAGCAATCTAACGCCTAAAAAGACTTTGGATGAGTCTGCTCGCTTTGAGCAAGAAAAAGCTTGTGGAGCTGATGTTGAAGCTGGAGGCTCTTCCAAGAAGTCCAAGACAATGAATCAAGAATGCATTAAGGATAAGCCACAAGGAATAGTAATAATTGAGGACTCACCTTCTTCCTCCAAAACCAAAGCTGCAGAATTTGGTATGATTCTTGAGAAGGTTGTCGATCCTACATTGGATAAGTCAGATGATAATTCTCAAATGTCAAACACTCCAGAGATGACCTGCGAACCTATGGAAGGAGAATGTGAAGAGAAACTTGAGCGAGACTCAGtggaagacaaagaagaagtgTCAACACGCTCTTTACTACTTATCGAGTGTTTATCACCTGATTCAGTGCCACTTGCAGTAATCAGTTCTAAAGCTAATCTAAGCGTCCCTACTGGCCATATCCTTCCTAAGGATATTGCTTCAACAGTTATAGCAGAGGAAAGTACCAACACTAAGGACGAACTCCTTATTTACGCTCCTGAATCTGAGCTTGAGGAGCATAGATCTATAGCTAAGCTAGCAAACGTTGAAG AACTTCTGGAAAACTCAACTGAATGTTGGAATGAGATTCACTCAAGTAAAGATGATGAGAAAGGTTCCTTTGAGAAGGATGTACAAGCAGAAATTTTGCATGGAAACGTTTCTGAATGCAACACTGAGAATAACAGTGCAGGAGAAGAAATGGAGATTAGTAAGATCGGTGTTATGAGTGTTGCTCATTGTGTAAATCTAACACCAGAAAAACTTTTGGGAGAGTACGCTCAGTTGGAGCCAGAAGAAGCAGAGCGGCCTAATGTGGAAGATAGAAGCTCTGCTCAGAAGATGGAGAAGGCAGTGAGTCAAGAACTCGTAAAAGATATGCCACAAGAAATGGCTGAGGGCTCACCTTCTATATCTGAAGTCAAAGCTACAGAACCTGTAGTGATTTCTGAGAGTGTTTTGGATTCTACACAGAAACATGAGCAAGCCACAGTTTTGCTGGCTGCAGCTAAGAACGACAAAGGGGaagcatcatcactctctgaATTTCTTACTGAGGGCTCAGAAGTGAAAACATGCCTAGATAACCGCAGCACTGGTTGTTCTCTATCTGTAGAAACAACTCTGTCTCCTGCTTCCGTACAATTAGCAATGAGCAACCCGGAAGGTGATCTAGGCGTGCCTACTGGAAATGATATAGTTTTGACAGTTATAACCGAGGAAGATAAAATAACCAAGAAGGAAACCCTTATTGTCACTCCTACATCTGAGCTTAAGGGTAACAGCTCTGTTGCTGAGTTAGCAAAAGTAGAAG CAATTCTGGTAAACTCAGCTGAATGTTGCAAAGAGGATGAGAAAGGTTCCTTAGAGAAGGATGTCCAAGCAGAAAATTTGCATGTAAACTTTTCTGAAGGCAACACTGAGAAGAGCAGCTCAGAAGAAGCAATGGAGATCAATAAGGACAGTTGTATGAGTGCAAATCTGACAGCAGAACAACTTTTGGATACATACACTCAATTGGTGCCAGAAGAAGCATGGGGACCTAATATGGAATTTAGAAGCTCTTCAAAGAAAATGAACACACTGAGTTCAGAATTCCTGAAAGAGAATCCACAAGGAATGGCTGAGGACTCACCTTCTACATCCGTGACCAAAACTGCAGAAACTATCATGATGTCTGAGAATGTTTCAGTTGATATTTCACCGGTAGGAAACACTCAAGAGTTGAATCCTCAACTTACGGATGAAGAACGTGAAGAGAAACAAGAGGTAGACATACTTCTGGTGGTTGAGACAGAGaaggagaaaaagaaagcaTCATCACCGTCAGAATTTCTTATTGAACGCCCAGAAGTAAGCATCCCTGAATCTGAGCTATTTGTGGAAACTACTCCACCTCCTCCTTCTTCAGTACAGATAGCAGTGAGCAACCCTGAATCCGAGCTAAGTGTGCCTACTGGACATATCCTTGTTAAGGATATTGTTTCAGCAGTTATTGCTGAGGAAGATATTAAAACCGTGGAGGTTCCTAAATCGGTGCATAGCTTTGTAGCTAAGTTAGCAGAAACAGATG CAGTCCTGGAAAATTCAGCTGAATGTTGGAACGAGAGTCTTTCAAGCAAAGATGATGATAGAggttccttagagaaggaaaaacAATCAGCAAAGCAACGTGGAAACTTCTTTGAACACAACGCTGAGAATATTAGTGCAGAAGAACAAGCAGACATCTGTAAGGTTGGTCGTATTAGTGATGGTCATTGTGTAGCCCAGGAGACACTCGACGAGTTCATGGATGAGAGTCTAAGGAAATCTGTGCAAACAATTTCTAGTGCCAGAGGATCGTTGTCAACGGACTTTGCTTCCCTCTCATCCAAAGAAGAGAACGTTTCAGAGTGTTTGCAGGAAGAGGAAGTGAAAGCTTTATCCCAACCTACACCAACAATTAAAGTTGCTAGCAACGCCCTTGACAGGTCATCTCTATTCACTACCCCCGAGAGGAACTTAATGTCAATGGAGCAACTCAGCGAAAGTGGAATGACCCCTGCAGCTTATATAGTGACCCAGCACAATGATGGAACAGTAGAGTCTCATTCTGTTGTTTTCACAACTCCTGAACAAGTTCTACTGCTGAGTGATTCTGGGCTGAATGAGGTGGGAAAGGAAGAGAAACAAACAGCCACATGCTTTCCTGGTGAATCTGATGTTCTCAATACCTGCCAAAATGAAGCTTTTAAAGAAGGAGAAAGAATAGTAGTTGAGCTTCATGACGAGTCTGATATTGCCGCTAGCCCACTGAGACAATCCAGTGTAGGAGACTTCAAAGAAGATAGACACGAAAGGAATGAAGAAAACAGGACTGTGGAGCTCCATTGTGAATCTGGCACTTGCAGTGGACCAGATAAACATGCAGCCTTGGTAAATTCTGCATCTCATGGAGCAGAGAATAGTGGAGGAAACAAAGCTGTGGAGTTATATGAAGAATCTTTTGCTTTCACTGGTCTGGAGGAAAGACATGGGCTTTTTGGGGATTCTGGAAAAGATAAAGCTAGAGAAGATGAAGTCAAGATGGATCCACAGTTCTATGAGGAAGCTAGATTATCCACTGAGATGCACAAAGATCTACCTTTAGCAGACCCTGAATTAGGCGAAGAAGGATGGCTGGGAATTAAAAATGCTGACGAGTCAGGTAGGCTGGAGGGGCAATTGTTGTATGGAGACTCTGAACAAAAGAAAGCAGTAAAGCCTGCGGAAAAGGCAGCTGCTGAGTTTCATGATGTTTCTGCTGTTCCCAATATTCCGGAAGAGTCTGAACTGGAAGAAGCTACAAAAAGtgaagaaaataatgttttggaGTTGCAAGCTGACTGTGACAACTTCGCTGATGTCAATATAACTGCTAAGTCTCATGATATTTCTGATGTTCTCACTGCTTCTGAGAGCCACTCTCTTATGGGAGACTTTGAGCCAGATGGAGAAGAAAACAAGGATGTGGAATTGTTGAGTGAATCTAACATTTCCACAGACGTGGAGAGACATTTACTGTCTGAGGAgtcttttgttttcatttctcCAGAGAGACGGCAACATTTAGGAAACTCTGAGCCACACACTGCTGGGAAGCAAGAACGAAAAGAAGTAGAGTTCAAGGACGAGTATGCCTTCTTCACAAGGCTCGAGACTCGTTTGCTTTTGGGGGAGTCTGGACAGAACCTTCTTGAGAATGGCAGCCTCGGCTCAGCCCAGTGTCAAAGCCATCGTGCTTCTTCTCCCAAAGTTATTTCGAAGGACGACAGTGTGGTTCTGGAAAGTCAAGTTGCAGCTCCAGATTTCAGAGAAAACACTATTGCTGATTTCAGTGGTAGCATCGCATCCAAAGTTTCTTATAGCCATGGGTTTAGTGCTGGGGAAGAAACTGCAGGTGCAGAGTTTATGCCAAAAGCTTCTCAGGCAGAAAATGATGTAGGGCTAGATGCCACACAATCGACATCAAATCAAAGCAGAG CCGAAGGCAATTCCCAGACTACTGGTGAAATTTCTAACCATATAGAAGTTGCTGGAACCTGTTCGTTGGTGTCTG AAGAATCTGTCCCTTCAACATACATTCAGAATCAGATACATGATGCGGTGGAGGAACTAGAAGTAACAG ACGAGCTCATAGAGGCAAAGTTAACCAAGTACACTCAAAGTGATTCCAAGACAATTGACTTACCAGTGGAAGGTGATTCCAAGTCAATTAGTGAAAATTCCAGCCAACTTGAAGTTACTGGAACCTGCTCCATGGTGTCAG AAAAATCTAGCCCTTTCATGGACATTCATAACCATATAAATGACGCACTGGGGGAAGAACTGGCAGTAACAG ACGACAACAAAGCAGACGAGGTCATAGAAGCAGAAGTAACAAAGAAAGTGGACTCTTCAGGTGGCTCTGATGTCCTTGGAAGGGCAAGCGTCTTAGCTGGAACAGAGGATGAGCAATTATGTTACAATTCTGAAGTAACTGACCCTGTTGATACTGCATTTG AGAAAGACATCTCTCTAGCTCCTGATGAATCCACTCTTGAGAAAAACAATAACGCAGAAG CTGTAGATGATGAAATGGTTAATGGAGAAGCTACTCCGAGTCCTGAAGAAACCTTGGTTAAGCCATCTGATAACATTGGTGAACCAGGTACATCATCTGAGAAGCAAATAAGAAAAGAACCAGTCTTGCTTTACGGAACACAAGCGAAGCCTAAAAGGCATGAGATGAAAGAGAATGCACCAAACTCAAAGGTTGTGGATAATCTTAACGTAACAGCTCCAAGGACATCAAAGAGACAGCCGCTCCAAGACTTGAGGAAGAACTAG